One stretch of Pedobacter riviphilus DNA includes these proteins:
- a CDS encoding DUF4294 domain-containing protein: MKIKGLFFLCIVMICSISLRAQDPATPIFPKLGKNDTIRVASTNDNGVMIPWMQLNDVSIYAARIWKSPAEQAAYNRLRYNVLKVMPYAMFAKRRYEQLEQDIARTPEKKEQKQLVKQCDKEIKDMFNREIKELTITQGQILTKLIDREVGRTTYDIIKQTKGGFAAFSYQIVARVVGHNLKSTYDPNEDRDIESIIRTSGFYQ; this comes from the coding sequence ATGAAAATTAAAGGGCTCTTTTTTCTTTGTATTGTAATGATTTGTAGCATTTCGCTACGGGCTCAGGATCCTGCCACGCCAATATTCCCTAAATTGGGTAAAAACGATACAATAAGAGTAGCCTCAACAAATGATAATGGTGTAATGATTCCGTGGATGCAGCTTAATGATGTATCTATTTATGCCGCAAGGATATGGAAATCGCCGGCAGAACAGGCTGCGTACAACCGATTACGGTATAACGTATTAAAAGTAATGCCATATGCAATGTTTGCAAAACGTAGATACGAACAGTTGGAGCAGGATATTGCCCGTACACCAGAAAAAAAGGAACAGAAACAACTGGTTAAACAATGCGATAAAGAAATTAAAGATATGTTTAACCGCGAAATAAAGGAGTTAACGATTACTCAAGGTCAGATTTTAACGAAACTGATCGACCGCGAGGTGGGTAGAACAACATACGACATTATAAAGCAGACCAAGGGTGGTTTTGCTGCATTTTCTTATCAGATTGTTGCCCGTGTGGTAGGACATAATTTAAAAAGCACTTACGATCCGAACGAGGATAGGGATATAGAATCTATTATCCGTACTTCAGGATTTTATCAATAA
- a CDS encoding RelA/SpoT family protein, whose amino-acid sequence MKTELVIDLEAEKQEILKRYRALLRASKSTLQKGDKKEIRKAFDMALESHKDMRRKSGEPYIYHPIAVAQIAAEEIGLGTTSIVCALLHDVVEDTDITLEDIEREFGKKTAKIIDGLTKISGVFDTNSSLQAENFRKMLLTLADDVRVILIKLADRLHNMRTMDFMPRHKQLKIASETIYLYAPLAHRLGLYAIKSELEDLSMKYLDPDTYKFIAKKLNEKKAERALFIKKFVEPIDEIVHEQGLVADVYGRPKSIHSIWNKMKKKNIPFEEVYDLFAIRIILDSAPENEKADCWKAYSIVTDLYRPNPDRLRDWVSSPKGNGYESLHTTVMGPRGQWVEVQIRTQRMNEIAEKGFAAHWKYKESSNDNGLDQWIQKVREMLSNPEANALDFLDDFKMNLFSDEIFIFTPKGALIQLPLGATALDFAFEIHTDVGATCIGAKVNHKLVPISYKLQNGDQVEIITSSKQTPKEDWLNVVVTAKAKSKIKSSLKEEKRKIAENGKEILERKLKSLKITYNTDNLQKLSYFFKLPSTQELFVNVALGKIELKDIKEYLSSEKEVENRGPERPENLSVDGIKSKIKGGESDILLIGEDMQRIDYTLAACCNPIPGDDVFGFITVSEGIKIHRTNCPNAAQLMANYGYRVVKAKWNKQQELTFLTGLRIVGIDDVGLINNITRVISTDFKVNMRSITVDTNEGIFDGSIMIFVNDTEHLENLIKNLLKVRGVTGVTRFDA is encoded by the coding sequence ATGAAAACAGAGTTAGTGATTGATTTAGAGGCGGAAAAGCAAGAGATTCTAAAAAGATACAGGGCATTATTACGGGCAAGCAAATCTACTTTACAGAAAGGCGATAAAAAAGAAATCAGGAAAGCTTTTGATATGGCGCTGGAAAGCCATAAAGATATGCGCCGAAAATCCGGTGAACCTTACATCTACCACCCTATCGCTGTAGCGCAGATTGCTGCTGAAGAAATTGGCCTTGGAACAACCTCTATTGTATGTGCCTTGCTCCATGATGTGGTAGAAGACACTGATATCACTTTAGAGGATATTGAGCGCGAATTCGGTAAAAAAACTGCTAAAATTATAGATGGTTTAACCAAAATATCCGGTGTTTTCGATACCAATAGCTCATTACAGGCCGAGAATTTCCGAAAAATGCTGCTAACCCTGGCCGATGATGTGAGGGTAATCCTGATCAAACTCGCCGATCGTTTGCACAATATGCGTACAATGGATTTTATGCCTCGCCACAAGCAGCTTAAAATCGCTTCAGAAACCATTTATTTATATGCTCCATTAGCCCATAGATTGGGTTTGTATGCCATAAAATCAGAGCTGGAAGATCTTTCGATGAAATATCTTGATCCTGACACCTACAAATTCATAGCAAAGAAATTAAACGAGAAAAAAGCAGAACGGGCACTGTTTATCAAAAAATTCGTTGAGCCTATTGATGAGATTGTTCATGAGCAAGGTTTAGTGGCCGATGTTTATGGCAGGCCAAAATCAATCCACTCTATATGGAACAAGATGAAAAAGAAAAATATTCCTTTTGAGGAGGTTTATGATCTTTTTGCCATCCGGATTATTTTGGATTCGGCCCCTGAAAATGAAAAGGCCGATTGCTGGAAAGCGTATTCAATTGTAACCGATTTATACCGCCCAAATCCCGATCGATTGCGCGATTGGGTTTCATCGCCAAAAGGAAACGGTTACGAAAGTTTACATACCACGGTAATGGGGCCACGCGGACAATGGGTGGAGGTGCAGATCCGTACGCAGCGCATGAACGAAATTGCAGAGAAAGGTTTCGCTGCACACTGGAAATACAAAGAATCGAGCAATGATAACGGTCTGGATCAATGGATCCAGAAAGTTCGCGAAATGCTGAGCAATCCTGAAGCCAATGCTTTGGATTTTCTTGATGATTTCAAAATGAACCTTTTCTCGGATGAGATTTTTATTTTCACGCCAAAAGGCGCTTTGATCCAGCTACCTTTAGGTGCTACAGCATTAGATTTTGCTTTCGAGATACATACCGACGTTGGGGCTACCTGTATCGGCGCGAAGGTTAACCATAAGCTGGTTCCCATCTCATACAAACTTCAAAATGGCGATCAGGTGGAGATTATTACCTCGAGCAAACAAACGCCTAAGGAAGATTGGTTAAATGTGGTGGTTACTGCAAAGGCTAAATCAAAAATCAAATCCTCTTTAAAAGAGGAAAAACGGAAAATTGCCGAAAATGGCAAGGAAATCTTAGAAAGGAAGCTAAAATCGTTAAAAATCACTTATAATACCGATAATTTACAAAAACTCAGTTATTTCTTTAAGCTGCCTTCTACGCAAGAACTTTTTGTGAATGTTGCCCTCGGAAAAATAGAACTGAAAGATATTAAAGAATACCTATCGAGCGAGAAAGAAGTTGAAAACCGTGGTCCGGAACGCCCTGAAAATCTTTCTGTTGATGGAATCAAGAGTAAAATTAAAGGTGGGGAATCTGATATCTTACTCATTGGTGAAGATATGCAGCGAATTGACTATACATTGGCAGCTTGTTGTAACCCAATACCTGGCGATGATGTTTTTGGATTCATCACGGTGAGCGAAGGTATAAAGATACACCGCACCAATTGCCCAAATGCAGCACAGTTAATGGCTAATTATGGTTATCGCGTGGTAAAAGCCAAATGGAACAAACAACAGGAATTAACTTTCTTAACTGGCTTACGCATTGTAGGTATTGATGATGTGGGCTTAATTAACAACATTACCAGGGTAATTTCTACCGACTTTAAAGTAAATATGAGGTCGATTACTGTTGATACCAATGAGGGGATTTTTGATGGTTCGATTATGATTTTCGTAAACGATACCGAACACCTGGAAAACCTGATTAAAAATTTATTAAAAGTTAGAGGGGTTACTGGCGTAACGAGGTTTGATGCCTAA
- a CDS encoding Fur family transcriptional regulator, which translates to MSEQKTNELVRKIFEAYLENKNLRKTPERFAILEEIYSRNDHFDVETLYIHMKNQKYRVSRATVYNTLELLVSCDLVTKHQFGKNMAQFEKSYGYRQHDHVICIECGKVVEFCDPRIHQIQTMVGDLLKFDIKHHSLNLYGFCSDCSMARKVNENVATAAKIEAN; encoded by the coding sequence ATGTCAGAACAAAAAACAAATGAGCTCGTTCGCAAGATTTTTGAGGCTTATTTAGAAAACAAAAATCTACGTAAAACACCAGAGCGTTTCGCTATATTGGAAGAAATATATTCAAGAAACGACCACTTTGATGTAGAAACCCTTTATATCCACATGAAAAACCAAAAGTACCGCGTAAGTCGTGCTACGGTTTATAACACATTGGAGTTATTGGTTTCATGCGATTTAGTTACCAAGCACCAGTTTGGTAAAAACATGGCACAATTCGAAAAATCGTATGGTTACCGCCAGCACGATCACGTCATCTGTATCGAGTGCGGTAAAGTAGTAGAATTCTGCGATCCCCGTATCCACCAGATCCAAACTATGGTGGGTGATCTTTTAAAATTTGATATTAAACACCATTCGTTAAATCTTTATGGCTTCTGTTCTGATTGCAGTATGGCCAGAAAAGTAAACGAAAATGTAGCTACAGCTGCAAAAATTGAAGCAAATTAA
- a CDS encoding adenylosuccinate synthase — translation MTQVDVLLGLQWGDEGKGKIVDVLSPKYDLIARFQGGPNAGHTLEFDGKKFVLNTIPSGIFNEKTMNLIGNGVVIDPIILKRELDNLKKAGHDPIADGKLVIARKAHLILPTHQLLDAANEARMGKNKIGSTLKGIGPTYMDKTGRNGLRVGDTTLPDFKERYAKLVEKHTEILSHYEGFEYELAEKEASFFEAIEFLKTIPHVDSEHYVNGFLKEGKAVLAEGAQGTLLDVDFGSYPFVTSSNTTTAGACTGLGIAPNKVGAVYGIFKAYCTRVGGGPFPTELDNEVGENLRALGHEFGATTGRARRCGWIDLPALKYAIMLNGVTELIMMKADVLDTFDTIYACTHYEYNGETIDYMPYDIISIEPKPVLKAIDGWATDVTKITSVDEIPAKLTDYIAFLEKELEVPIKFLSVGPDRAQTLELR, via the coding sequence ATGACGCAAGTAGATGTACTTCTCGGCCTGCAATGGGGCGATGAAGGAAAGGGAAAAATCGTTGATGTACTAAGTCCAAAATATGATCTTATTGCCCGTTTTCAGGGTGGCCCAAATGCCGGACATACTTTAGAGTTCGATGGCAAAAAATTCGTTTTAAATACAATCCCTTCAGGAATTTTTAACGAAAAAACCATGAACCTTATTGGTAATGGCGTAGTAATCGACCCTATTATCCTAAAAAGAGAGTTAGATAATTTAAAAAAAGCTGGTCATGATCCTATTGCCGATGGCAAATTGGTAATTGCCCGTAAAGCACACTTAATTTTACCAACCCACCAATTATTGGATGCGGCTAACGAAGCACGCATGGGTAAAAATAAAATTGGATCAACCTTAAAAGGTATTGGTCCAACGTATATGGATAAAACCGGCCGTAACGGTTTACGTGTTGGCGATACCACCCTACCTGACTTCAAGGAGCGTTATGCTAAATTGGTAGAAAAACATACTGAAATCCTTTCTCATTACGAAGGTTTCGAATATGAATTAGCCGAAAAAGAAGCATCATTCTTTGAAGCAATCGAATTCCTAAAAACAATTCCTCATGTAGATAGTGAACATTATGTGAATGGTTTCTTAAAAGAAGGAAAAGCGGTTTTAGCAGAAGGTGCGCAAGGAACGTTATTGGATGTTGATTTCGGATCCTATCCTTTTGTAACCTCAAGCAACACTACTACGGCTGGTGCTTGTACCGGTTTAGGTATTGCCCCAAACAAAGTTGGTGCTGTTTACGGTATATTTAAAGCATATTGCACACGTGTTGGTGGCGGTCCATTCCCTACCGAATTAGATAACGAAGTTGGCGAAAATTTACGCGCTTTAGGTCACGAATTTGGCGCAACTACAGGCCGTGCCCGTCGTTGTGGCTGGATCGATCTTCCTGCTTTAAAATATGCCATCATGTTAAACGGTGTAACCGAATTAATTATGATGAAAGCCGATGTTTTGGACACTTTCGATACCATTTATGCTTGTACCCACTACGAATATAATGGCGAAACGATTGATTACATGCCTTATGACATTATTTCTATCGAACCAAAACCAGTATTAAAAGCAATTGATGGTTGGGCTACCGATGTAACTAAAATTACTTCTGTGGATGAAATTCCAGCTAAATTGACTGATTACATTGCGTTCTTAGAAAAAGAATTAGAAGTGCCTATTAAATTCCTTTCAGTAGGACCAGACAGAGCGCAAACTTTGGAGTTACGTTAA
- a CDS encoding anthranilate synthase component I family protein has protein sequence MKTLQNISDFKQKALHWANQFEVCCFLDSNHYKDDYSAYDFMIAAAAQDELKCSASNAFDQLKSFYATHKQWIFGFFSYDLKNEIEDLSSSHLDGLDFPDLYFFVPKYLIAFKDGKAEVLIGHHSILDDIESFRSEAETKLNSIKIAQRLSKDQYIHKVEALQDHIIRGDIYEINFCQEFFSENAEIDPIQTFEALNQVSPTPFAGCFKVHGKYILSATPERFLCKRGSKLTSQPIKGTAKRSSDLAEDEAIKQQLRNDIKEQAENVMIVDLVRHDLTKSAVKGSVTVDELFGIYSFPQVHQMISTISCELNPEIHFIDAIKNAFPMGSMTGAPKVKAMKLIEEYEVTKRGIYSGSFGCISPDGDFDFNVVIRSILYNAESNYLSFQVGGAITYESDAEKEYEECLLKASAILKVLGN, from the coding sequence TTGAAAACCCTACAAAACATATCCGATTTTAAACAAAAAGCATTACACTGGGCCAACCAGTTCGAGGTTTGTTGCTTTTTAGATTCGAATCATTACAAAGACGATTATTCTGCCTACGACTTTATGATCGCAGCAGCTGCACAGGATGAATTAAAGTGTTCGGCAAGCAATGCATTTGATCAATTAAAAAGTTTTTATGCTACACATAAACAATGGATTTTTGGTTTTTTCAGCTATGATCTAAAAAACGAAATCGAAGATCTCAGTTCAAGTCATTTGGATGGTTTAGATTTCCCTGATCTTTACTTTTTTGTTCCAAAATATTTAATAGCTTTTAAAGATGGCAAGGCTGAAGTTTTAATTGGCCATCATTCCATCTTGGATGATATCGAATCTTTTCGATCAGAAGCAGAAACTAAGCTAAATTCGATTAAGATTGCGCAAAGGTTATCAAAAGATCAATACATTCATAAAGTAGAGGCCTTACAAGATCATATTATTAGGGGTGATATTTACGAAATTAATTTTTGCCAGGAATTTTTTTCCGAAAATGCAGAGATAGATCCTATCCAAACTTTCGAGGCGCTGAATCAAGTTTCTCCTACCCCATTTGCAGGTTGTTTTAAAGTTCACGGTAAATATATTTTATCTGCAACACCAGAAAGGTTTTTATGCAAACGTGGATCTAAACTTACCTCACAGCCCATTAAAGGCACCGCCAAAAGAAGTTCTGATCTGGCGGAAGATGAAGCCATAAAGCAACAACTCAGGAATGATATTAAAGAACAGGCCGAAAATGTAATGATAGTTGATCTGGTGCGTCATGACCTCACTAAATCGGCTGTTAAGGGTTCTGTTACAGTAGACGAGTTATTTGGCATCTACAGCTTCCCACAGGTCCATCAAATGATTTCTACCATTAGCTGTGAACTAAATCCAGAGATCCATTTTATCGATGCCATTAAAAACGCATTTCCAATGGGTTCTATGACGGGTGCTCCAAAGGTTAAAGCCATGAAATTGATTGAAGAATACGAAGTAACCAAAAGGGGCATTTATTCGGGCTCTTTTGGCTGCATCAGTCCGGATGGAGATTTCGACTTTAATGTGGTGATCCGAAGTATTTTATACAATGCTGAATCTAACTATCTATCCTTTCAGGTTGGTGGCGCTATTACATACGAATCTGACGCAGAAAAGGAATATGAAGAATGTCTGCTTAAAGCCAGTGCAATTTTGAAAGTGCTGGGCAATTAG
- a CDS encoding M48 family metallopeptidase, which translates to MKKLFLTASVAGILLFNSCSTVPLTGRSRFDLVSNDQVLPMAFQAYSTFLTENKTTVLPASNAQALKVKTVGSRLITAVKSYMNSNNYGNLIADYQWEVNVVQNNEKNAWCMPGGKIVVYTGILPVTQDDAGLATVMGHEIAHAIAGHSAERMSQEMVAQGIGAAAGVALSKNPKTQSIFNTLYGVGTPVAMLKFSRNQELEADRLGLIFMAMAGYNPQNATAFWNRMSAASAGAQKPAEFLSTHPSDATRITQIQKYLPEAQQYYKK; encoded by the coding sequence ATGAAAAAGTTATTTTTAACGGCAAGTGTTGCTGGGATTTTATTATTTAACTCATGTTCTACCGTCCCTTTAACTGGGCGTAGCCGATTTGATTTAGTGAGTAACGACCAGGTTTTACCAATGGCATTCCAAGCTTACAGCACCTTTTTAACGGAGAATAAAACTACGGTTTTGCCCGCCTCGAATGCACAGGCTTTGAAAGTTAAAACCGTTGGCAGTAGATTAATTACAGCTGTAAAATCGTATATGAACAGCAATAACTACGGTAACCTAATTGCAGATTACCAGTGGGAGGTTAATGTGGTTCAGAACAACGAGAAAAATGCCTGGTGTATGCCAGGAGGAAAGATTGTGGTTTATACGGGTATTTTGCCTGTTACCCAAGATGACGCTGGTTTAGCAACCGTAATGGGCCATGAGATTGCCCATGCTATTGCAGGTCACTCTGCAGAACGGATGTCGCAGGAAATGGTTGCCCAGGGTATTGGTGCAGCAGCGGGTGTAGCATTATCTAAAAACCCAAAAACACAGTCTATTTTTAATACCCTTTACGGTGTTGGTACACCAGTAGCGATGTTAAAATTCAGCCGCAATCAAGAATTAGAAGCCGACCGTTTAGGGTTAATTTTTATGGCCATGGCTGGATACAATCCACAAAATGCTACTGCTTTCTGGAACAGGATGTCGGCTGCATCTGCGGGAGCTCAAAAGCCAGCTGAGTTTTTAAGTACCCACCCAAGTGATGCTACGCGTATTACACAGATCCAAAAATATTTACCTGAAGCACAGCAGTATTATAAGAAATAA
- the plsY gene encoding glycerol-3-phosphate 1-O-acyltransferase PlsY, which produces MVTVYSLSALLIAYLFGSIPTAVWLGQAFYGVDVREYGSGNAGATNTFRVLGKKAGIAVMIIDIAKGYTATNLAYLIGMSVTGPQNSVVFVNYQLALGVTAVMGHLFPVFAGFRGGKGVATLFGMILAVNFEASMLCVLVFVVVLLLTKYVSLSSICAGFTFPLSVVFLFQVSIKSEVLYGMVVCILILVTHQKNLERLLKGKESKVYLFRKKTN; this is translated from the coding sequence ATGGTTACGGTTTATTCTCTCAGCGCGCTATTAATTGCTTACCTTTTCGGATCTATACCAACAGCTGTATGGCTTGGTCAGGCCTTTTACGGCGTTGATGTAAGGGAATACGGAAGTGGTAACGCTGGTGCTACCAATACTTTTAGGGTATTGGGGAAAAAAGCCGGAATTGCTGTTATGATCATCGATATTGCAAAAGGCTATACTGCAACCAATCTGGCCTATCTGATCGGCATGTCGGTAACCGGGCCGCAAAATTCAGTAGTTTTCGTAAATTATCAACTTGCACTCGGTGTAACTGCAGTAATGGGACATTTGTTTCCAGTTTTTGCAGGTTTTAGGGGGGGCAAAGGGGTTGCTACACTTTTTGGAATGATTTTGGCAGTTAACTTCGAAGCATCTATGCTTTGTGTTCTGGTTTTTGTGGTGGTATTGCTGTTAACTAAATATGTTTCATTAAGCTCCATTTGCGCAGGATTTACTTTTCCGCTAAGTGTGGTCTTCTTGTTTCAGGTCTCTATCAAATCTGAAGTGCTTTACGGCATGGTGGTTTGCATTTTAATCTTAGTTACGCATCAAAAAAACCTCGAAAGATTGCTGAAGGGCAAAGAATCTAAAGTGTATTTGTTTAGGAAGAAAACTAATTAA
- a CDS encoding DUF4783 domain-containing protein encodes MIRSLFLLIISLSSLYHPTALQADIIDDLSSYFKASNSKEIAKNFASTIELIIVDEEDVYSKAQGEQILRDFFVKHPPVKTSIFHKINTNPNYRFGVIILSTAKETFRVSITMKKFNTSFSITELRIEPAKD; translated from the coding sequence ATGATCCGGAGCTTATTTTTACTCATTATTAGTTTGTCGTCATTATATCACCCTACAGCGCTTCAGGCAGATATTATTGATGATTTATCGTCGTATTTTAAGGCCAGCAACTCAAAAGAAATTGCAAAAAATTTCGCCTCAACTATCGAACTTATTATTGTTGATGAAGAAGATGTATACTCTAAAGCACAGGGTGAACAGATTTTAAGAGATTTTTTTGTTAAACATCCTCCAGTAAAAACAAGTATTTTTCATAAAATTAATACAAATCCAAATTATCGTTTTGGTGTAATTATTCTAAGTACCGCCAAAGAGACTTTCAGGGTGTCTATCACCATGAAAAAATTCAATACCAGCTTTTCGATCACCGAATTAAGGATTGAACCAGCTAAAGATTAA
- the gpmI gene encoding 2,3-bisphosphoglycerate-independent phosphoglycerate mutase: MVNNKKLALIILDGWGYGKQDNSDAAYAANTPFFDSLLQKYPNSKLEASGEAVGLPAGQMGNSEVGHMNLGAGRVVYQELGRINKSIADRELHSNPVLVSAFDYAKQHNKAVHFIGLVSNGGVHAHIEHLKALCDAANEANVPNTFIHAFLDGRDTDPNSGLGFITDLENHIQNTNAKLATMVGRYYAMDRDNRWERVKQAYDVMVNGIGEKTQDALAAIKKSYADGITDEFLKPIVLTQANGAPVATIQNDDVVICFNFRTDRGREITTALTQKDFPEQQMHKLPLYYVTMTTYDESFEKVNVIFTKDDLTQTIGEVLANNNKNQIRIAETEKYPHVTFFFSGGREAEFKNEKRLLIPSPKVATYDLQPEMSAAGITDAITKEMETGWADFICLNFANPDMVGHTGVFEAVVKAVETADKCAETVVKKGLEHGYSFILLADHGNSEFMINGDGSANTAHTTNLVPCILIDKDYKTIADGKLGDIAPTILKILGVAIPAEMTGNVLV; this comes from the coding sequence ATGGTAAACAATAAAAAACTCGCACTTATAATTCTAGATGGTTGGGGCTACGGAAAACAAGATAATTCTGATGCAGCATATGCCGCCAATACTCCTTTTTTCGATTCTTTATTACAGAAATACCCAAATTCTAAGCTTGAAGCATCTGGTGAAGCAGTAGGTTTACCAGCCGGACAGATGGGAAATTCTGAAGTTGGACACATGAACCTAGGTGCAGGTCGGGTAGTTTACCAAGAGCTCGGACGAATCAACAAATCGATTGCCGACAGAGAATTGCACAGCAACCCGGTTTTGGTAAGCGCATTTGATTATGCTAAGCAGCATAACAAAGCCGTTCATTTTATCGGCCTCGTCTCAAACGGTGGTGTACATGCCCACATCGAACATTTAAAAGCTTTATGCGATGCCGCAAATGAAGCTAATGTGCCAAACACTTTTATTCATGCTTTTTTAGATGGCCGTGATACTGATCCAAATTCTGGTCTGGGTTTTATTACCGATCTGGAAAATCATATCCAAAATACCAATGCTAAATTGGCTACCATGGTTGGCCGTTATTATGCAATGGACCGTGATAACCGCTGGGAGCGTGTGAAGCAAGCTTATGATGTAATGGTAAATGGCATTGGCGAAAAAACCCAGGATGCTTTGGCAGCAATAAAAAAATCCTACGCTGATGGCATTACAGATGAGTTCTTAAAACCAATAGTATTAACACAGGCTAATGGAGCTCCTGTTGCCACCATACAAAATGATGATGTGGTTATCTGTTTTAATTTCCGTACGGATAGAGGCCGTGAAATTACTACTGCATTAACGCAAAAAGATTTCCCTGAACAGCAAATGCATAAACTGCCATTGTATTATGTTACCATGACTACTTATGATGAGAGCTTTGAAAAGGTAAATGTAATTTTTACCAAGGATGATTTAACCCAAACCATTGGAGAGGTATTGGCCAATAACAATAAAAATCAGATCCGTATTGCTGAAACCGAAAAATACCCTCACGTAACTTTCTTCTTCTCTGGCGGCAGGGAAGCTGAATTTAAAAACGAAAAACGCCTTTTAATCCCTTCTCCGAAAGTAGCAACCTACGATCTTCAACCCGAAATGAGTGCTGCAGGAATTACAGATGCTATTACCAAAGAAATGGAAACAGGATGGGCTGATTTTATTTGCTTAAACTTTGCCAATCCAGATATGGTTGGCCATACAGGTGTTTTTGAGGCCGTGGTAAAAGCGGTAGAAACTGCAGATAAATGTGCAGAAACCGTAGTAAAAAAGGGTCTGGAGCATGGCTATTCGTTTATTCTCTTGGCTGATCACGGAAACTCCGAATTTATGATCAATGGTGATGGATCTGCCAATACTGCACATACCACCAACTTGGTTCCTTGTATTTTAATTGATAAGGACTATAAAACCATTGCCGATGGTAAACTAGGCGACATTGCCCCTACCATTCTAAAAATATTAGGCGTGGCTATTCCAGCAGAAATGACAGGAAATGTTTTAGTATAA
- a CDS encoding tetratricopeptide repeat protein: MNYFKKAILGLIIFTSTSSFAQSNYDRSMQAIMKGDYKTAAIQLEKADAKTPDNATVLQMLGYSYFQNREYEKCIATYSRLLTIKPTEVSAYYYRGIARLKIANDPKESLNSMRENFYLASLKDFTKAIEINGDEDAQMFQNRGLAYKDYAIFRSFKAKKKEEKVACVALFNNSIADFQKVLTLQPLRKDIIDWVTYDKAQIASLK, translated from the coding sequence ATGAACTATTTTAAAAAGGCGATTTTAGGATTAATTATTTTTACATCAACTAGTAGTTTCGCACAAAGTAATTACGATAGAAGCATGCAGGCTATTATGAAAGGTGATTATAAAACTGCCGCTATACAATTAGAAAAAGCTGATGCTAAAACTCCTGATAATGCAACCGTACTTCAGATGCTCGGATATTCTTACTTCCAAAATCGAGAATATGAGAAATGTATTGCTACTTACAGCCGATTGTTAACCATTAAACCTACAGAGGTTTCTGCCTATTATTATCGTGGTATAGCAAGGTTAAAAATTGCTAACGATCCTAAAGAATCGTTAAATAGCATGCGCGAAAATTTTTATTTGGCATCTCTCAAAGATTTTACAAAAGCCATTGAAATTAATGGTGATGAAGATGCGCAAATGTTTCAGAACCGTGGCTTAGCTTACAAAGATTATGCAATTTTCAGGTCTTTTAAAGCAAAGAAAAAAGAAGAAAAAGTAGCTTGCGTAGCTTTGTTCAATAACTCTATCGCTGATTTTCAAAAAGTATTAACCTTACAGCCGTTAAGAAAAGACATTATCGATTGGGTAACCTACGATAAAGCACAGATTGCAAGCCTAAAATAA